The genomic window ttgcaaaagtaaaggcatgaaataaccaagagtggagccggtggagacgaggatgtgttaccgaagttccttccttttaaggggaagtacgtctcggttagagcggtgtggaggcacaatgctccccaagaagccactagggccaccgtattctcctcacgccctcacacaatgcgagatgccgtgaatccactattggtgcccttgaaggcggcgaccgaacctttacacacaaggttggggcaatctccacaacttaattggaggctcccaacgacaccacgaagcttcaccacaatggactatggctccgaggtgacctcaaccgtctagggtgctcaaacacccaagagtaacaagatccgctagggattagtggggggaatcaaatttctcttggtggaagtgtagatcggggccttctcaaccaatcccgagcaaatcaacaagtttgattggctagggagagagatcgggcgaaaatggagcttggagcaacaatggagcttttgggggaagaggtaagtcaactttggggaagaagacacctttatatagtgggggaaacaatccaaccgttaccccccccccccaaacagccacgcacagagcggtactaccgctcacgagcggtactaccgttccctcccagcggtactgccgcgctgacaaGGGTTGCAGAGtcctggacccagagcggtactaccgcggaagtacgggcggtactaccgccactactgccgcacctagtaccgtaaaacccgacacgaaaaacatcggtctcgagtcgaggcggtagtagcccggaaccactgcggtactacggccgaagaccgcaagcggtactaccgctcggggagcggtactaccgcttgacgtgcttcggcggtactaccgctgaggaccgcggtactaccgctgggacaggacAGGGCAGGCACGGAGAGGAAAgatagctccaatgaagcggaaaggaacatcgggtgtgaaaaggatgtgtacgtgttgattccaccctagccttaccaaagcggatcccctcttgatagtacggtgactcctacgaagctagtccaccaacagagaaacgaaggagctacaccgtcttgaataaaacaccgaggggaggtaatcgtctcgtgccaaaggatgaatctctgaaagaactcaacgcacacgattagtccgcaaaagcattgtcatcaatcaccaaaacaccttggggaaAAATATGCCTTCACACAAATCATACTAGTTGCTTCATCTATGTGGATGGCATGAGGCATCACCAACATGATGCATCCATTGTACATGCTCTCTCAGAGAATGAGGAGATAGAAGCCAACCATGTTAAGGATTGAGAGCCACCTTCCACAACTCAGACCTGTTCTTCCGGCCTCATGCTCTCAAATCTCCTCCTACTTTGGCATAGCCCGGTGAGATCACACAACGTCGCCAAGTCAtcttccagagcctgcttcatctCCTAACCACAAGGCCATAGTCACACCACCTTGTTGTTCTCCTCCTCTTGCTCCTCCTCATCTGCCTTTTCTTCACCTCATTTGCTTCTCCACGGCCCCACCCACATGGCCTAGTCACATCACTCTGTTGTTCTCCTCCCTGTGGATGTATTTACTCCTCTGCTTCTCTTCCCCTACCTTTGATTGTTCTCATTTTCTTTGACCCCTGATTTGCTCGGCTCTTCGTATTGATGCAATACCAAAGTGTCCTCTGCTCTAATGGATCATGCGGCTGTTGCTGCTTATGATATGTCGAATTGTCTTAGGCGAGGAGCTAAATCCTACAATACAGATTTGATACTAGTTATCATGTTATGCAGCCCATGGCAATTGATGTTAATATCAGTTGTTAAATCTCCTAAGTGGCTGCCATATGTTATATGTCATATAAGTCGTctcgccttaccgccttaaaaacaaTGCCGCCAATGTCATCCTTATCAATCGTGTGTGGTTCTACTTCTTGTGGTTTGTGTAGAGCTATCTACACTCATGCAGAACGTGGACCCTTTGTTGCAGTTTTTTTCTCACATGCAATCTCTCATGCTTTGTATTGTTCGTGATGACAAAATGTTCGAGTCAACTAGCTTCTCGCTACTGTGACAAGATGATTATGAAACCATCGTGTGATTCGAAACCAACTATCTCCGCAAGGTCAACCGACGAAAATATTGAGTGAGTAACTTATTCTTGTGAGAACCTAATGTTGAATTGTAAATATGTCAAGGTCCTATATTTGTGGGACTACAATTTGTGACTATAGTTTCTttcattttcagcaagaaaaaccAAGAGAATATGATTAGTGGATGAGCCGTTGCACATGAGACAAATGATCATGCATAAATCGATGTCACTATGTGATGATGTTATGCCATGACCCCCTGTATATAAACTGGGGCAGTCAGTATATCTTGTTTTGCCTCTTTTTGACTTTCAAGGCCATCAACGATCGTACCATGGATCCCCACGTATGGTCAATCTTAAGCTTAAGTCGATAGAGGCCGAACAATTTGTTGGAAATAAGACACAATTAGGTAGGCTAACTACATCCAAATGGTTCCAACTATCAGGGTTCTGAACATTTTGCGCAATTCATTTGAATATGATGTTCCAACTCGTAGCCTCTTATTGTTTATGTTTCCTTCATTCATTTTGGATATGCATTTCCTATCGTTTTTTTGTTTGAACTCTCCAAGAAGAAAATGTTTGACCCACTAACACAAACCACTTCATCTTGCATAACAAGAGAGTTTATTTTAGTTAATGTGCAAGTTGTAACAAAAATATGTAGAGGCTGAGAAGTAACAAACTTCTACATTGCcccaatacaaaacaaatacaaattCAAAATCTAAAATTTGACATTTGTTTATGAAGTTCTAGTGGCACTATGATTTGGGGGTATTttggggagaggggaaggaaacCCAGCAACGAGGGGACCGGAAGAAGGAAAAAACACACACGGAGACGAGTCAGTCATGGAGGCGAGGGTTGCAGCAGGGGTGCCCGCTGACGAGGAGTCCGGCCTCCTCCCCCGCGCGCGCCCGCCGCCGGCAGCAGCCGCCGGACGGaggccttcctcctcctccgcggcggcCCCGCGCCGCGCGCCCCCGCCGGCGGTCTGGGCGACGGTGGACGGGCCCCTGGGGATGCCGCTGGAGGACGCGGAGGGCCACGCGCGGCGCTTCTTCCTCTGGGGCTTCGCGTGCCTCCCCTTCCTCTGGGCCATCAACTGCTGCTACTTCTGGCCCGTcctccgcgcccccgccgcctcctcgccccccGCCTTCGCCCCCATCCGACCCTGTAAGCTATCCCCACCCGATCCCCTTCCGCTACTTTCTCCTGCAGTCGGAGTAGATCTCATTCTGCTGGTACACGCATCTCTTGATCTGTCTGAATGATCTTGATAAGTTCGATTGTGCCCTCCAAGCTTGGCATCGTTGGTGATTTACCTGAAATTTTAGTGCTGAGATCACCAATTACTCTGTAGACCATGCTGCGATAATGCGTTATTCGGTCACGGCTTAGTCATCGGTTATTCTTAGGGGATTAAACTATCTGTGTGGTTCTCCTGTTCTAGCAATGTTTGGAAATTTGGGTGGGTGATCTCTCTATAAGTTGTGTGGGCTTGTTCAAACCGGAGGCCGCTGTCAGAGGTTGATCTTTGGCTCTTAGTCGTGGTCGATTGCTGAATTTCAGTTCAGTCTTGTGGACTCCGATTATGGTCTGGTTGCTTTGAGGCGCTTCTGTGGGCTGATATGTTAGTCGGGTTTAAGGAGATGGCTAGTCTTTGCATGGCTGTCGAATGTCTTGAGCCGAATCTATCTGGTTAATTGGTCTTTTATCTCTGAATGCTCGAGTTATCATCGAGAGAAACATACAGGttctttctttggccttctttcAGACGTACAATTATTCAGTGAGGCTTACTTGTCTTCTACGTTCTGTGACCCATAAGGACATTGCTATTCTGCTTGTAATAGTGGACAAGATTCGCAGTACAAACTCTGTTATATAGGTCGATGCTGTGTACATCTGGACATGGTGAAAGTTTACAGCTCATTGGCACTTTGGTGCTACAGTCTAAGTCTATGTTGCACACTGTTTGGTACTTTGGTCCTTCAAGAAAACCGAACTATCACAAAATAACCTGAGGGTGCAGGTGGTTAGGAAGTAAGAGATCGGATGAGCAAATGGTACAAGTTGCCATCCTCACGATCAAATTTTATCACTGTTTAATTCAGGGAAACTTTCATCTTATCTTGGTACATTTATGcatagttcaaaaaagcactaggcgttaattgtgcgttttgccaccgccctgcgctttactgaccaaagcgcatgcttatgcgcagttatgcacagattaagcgtagttatgcgcaatgcgttttgcgaacgcctagagcctaggcgcgcttaagcgctcactTAGGCGTGCCTTTTTTTAACTATGCATTTATGTTTCCAAATGCCAACTAAAGCACACTCGGTATAGTCTTAAGCCTATAGTAACTTGGAGCATCCTTGGTCGTCAGTTCTCGGGGGGTAAACAATAGGTGTAGTTCTAGTGTTGTATGGAGATTTATTAGGTGGTCTTCGGTGCAGTCCGCGTAATTCGTAGGTCGGGTATTCAAACCTGAGGCTACTGTTAGAGGCTGATCCTTTGGTTGTTAGTCGCGGTCGATTACTGAATTTCAGTTGAGTCGTGTCGACTCTGATTATGGTCTGTTTGCTTTGAGGCGCCTCTGTTGACTGCTATCTCAGTCAGGCTTAACGGCTTGAGGAGATGACTAATCTTTGCACCAACATTGGATGTCTTGAACCGAACCATTCTAGTTAATTAGTGGTCATCTCAGAATGCAGAGTTATCACCAGGGGGAACATACGGGCGCTTCCATTGACAACCAAACAAACAATTGTTCAGTGAAGCTTACTTGGTTTCTAGGTTCCGTGATCCATAAGGGCATGCTATTCTGCTTGTAATAGTGGACAAGATTCACAGCACAAACTCTGTTCTGTAGGCTGATGGTGTACTCATCTAAACATAGTGAACATTTGCATCTAAACATAGTGAAAATTTGCAACTCATTGTCTCTTTGAGCTACACTCTACATTGCACACTGTCAGATCTTAAATAAATCAAACTGTCACAGAATAACCTTAGGTGCAGCTGTGCAGGTGGTCAGGAAGTAAGAGAAATCATATGAATAAATGGTACTCCTTCTGTAAAGAAATATAGGAGTGTTTAGGTCACTACTTatatttagtgatctaaacactcctATATTTCTTTATAGGGGGAGTACAAGTTACCAACCTGACGATCAAATTTATCACTTTTTAATCCAGGAAAACTTTCTGCTTTTCTTGATACTTGTATGTCACCAAATGCCAAATAAAGCACACTCGGTATCGTGTAATCTGGAGCATCCCTCGGATGAACATCTCAACAGTGCTACATGCAATCCAAAATGGCAGTGCTGTGCAGTAAGTTGTTTACTGTAAAACTGACACAATCATGTTGTCATATAAATGATTTCTTGAAATAACAGTTTTTTTCCTACACTCATTTgcattttaatgaatctatgagatACCTGTTTTGTTTGCTGATATATCTTTGCGACAACATTTATTatggccatttataaaatctggaAATGACCGCAGAAAGTTTGAGCTGCTTTTCAGAAACATCGAAAAGGTTGTTTATAGTTTCTTGTCATGACAAATGTGGACGGCATAGTCATCTGAGCCCATTTGTGACTTCTTAGCATCATTTCCCCTgatgctagtactccctccgtcccaaaattcttgtcttagatttgtctagatatggatgtatctaatactaaaacgtgacttgatacattcatatttagacaaatctaagacaagaattttgggacggagggagtaattattaCTGGACTTCATCTTGGTATATATGACCTTTTAGAGATGCGATAAAGCATTTTCTCTGCTCTTTATAGCTGTCTGTTTTCAGAACAGTAGTTGTCATATTTTGCTAAAACAGTTGTGATCCTGTGATGGTATGCCCATCCGGGTTGCAAAAAGAAAGATTGCGGTGTAAGGTACACaataaataggaaaaaaaatacAATATCCCAGTTAAGAGTCAGTTTGGGGTTGCACAAGTTTTACTGCTGCCCGCCCATTTGGACTTGAACTGTCTTATGTTGCCCATGCTATTTTTTTGCAGTTCCTTACACATTCTAAATGATCCTCTGCAGATGTTGTGCGATCCGCGGTCGGCTTCACCATCTTCGCAGTGGTTCTCCTCACCTGGGCCACGACTTTCATCGTGGGAGGCGAGCGACTGTTCGGCCCGGTGTGGAAGGATCTCGTGATGTACAACGTCGCGGATAAGCTCGGTCTCACCGGATTCATGGGGTAGATTCCGCAGCGCTCATCGCTTCGAGAAAGGCTGACATGCTTTGCCCCGACCATTTGATGTCTCACTGGTAGTACCTTGTGTGTGAATTGTGATGTTCTGGCATGTTGTTAGTCACTGGTTAGACTGAAGCTGCGTATGGGCACTTGAACAGTTGTATTGCTGCGGGCGCACAGAAGCCCGTTTCGAGTAATTAAGGATTTTATCTGTAAATGTAGGGTCGAACCAGCCCAGTTCAGCTACAGGGGAAAACTTAGCAGGAAATGTACTGAAGAGCTGGCTTGTTTGCTGCCTGACTGTCTCTTAACTACCGTGTGTCAAGCATGTTCTATCTAACACATTCAGGAAACTTAATCTATGTATCCACATAATCTCTTTTCAACCGAGGGATTTTGTTGGGAATATGGAGGGAAATCTGGACTGTGATTTCAGTTTCTTCACCCACCATCTTTCTTTCTTACATCTTCTAGTGTCTCACATTGCTAGTAACAAATGTTTATCTTCTTACAATCCTCCATTCGGCAAGCATGATTGAGCAGGATTGATCTAGTCGCGCATCGGCATTGGGGATTCATCATAGTATTGTGAGCATAGTGCCCTTCTCTGTAACAGTAGTGTGCCTAGCCGCACAGTGTGCAGAAACCCACTCCCACACAAAGCAAACCTTCACAAGCAACTTCATGGGGAAACAAATCTTCAAAGGAAAGCGCTTAGGCCCGTTGCCCGCATCGTCCATGTTTTCGAGACGAAGCTTCGTGCATAGGATGGAGGCACAGGTGATATGGGTGGAAAGTGCGGGTGTTGAAGGCTGACGATATCAACTGGACACTAGCCGCTTGAGGTGGCTGGTGGGGGAGATCAAACTTTTTGAAGATACAAAGCATGTTCAAAAATTCTTGTTTTTTTTTACAGACACACATCCATTCTTGTTGTACAACCTCAAAAAATTTCAGCTCCTAATTCGATCTACACTTTGAGAACAAAGAAGACAAAATCAGATGTGAATAGTACCAAATATTGTTCACCCAACGCTAACGCTATTCATTGCTGAATTTGTCTCTCTAACTGCATATCTAGTTGTGGGCTCATTTTTTCTGGAGTTGTAGACACACCCCGCAGGTATTAtgtcaaaaaaattcagatttttttgacttTTCTAAATATGAAATTTCGAGGTTGATTCTACGATCTCACCTAAATAGTCCCCCCCTAGGTGGCTGAGACGAAGACATATTGGAGAACGTGAGGTAGTTCCGTAATccaactttttttttgaatttgaattcgttcCATACTCAAACTTTTTTTTAAAGAATTTGAATTCGTTCCGTACTCCCCCGCAAAAAGAAGAATTTGTTCCGCACTAATTTTTTTTTTATGAATTTGAATTCGTTGCGTACTCAAACTGACCAAGAAAGAAACTCAAAAGGCAGAGGTCGAAGCGGATTACGAATCCAGCCCGTGCACGAGCCGGCCGGGTCGGCCGGAGAGCCCAGTATAAATAAACGGGACCCCCAACTTCATCATCAAACTCACCTGCGATCGAAACCCCAGCCCGACGCGAGACCTCGACGCGAGAACTCGACCGAAACCCTAGATCAGATcagagccggagcggcggcggccatggcgatcaTCTCCGAGGACATCATGCAAGAGGACGAGACCTCACCGCAGCCTCAGCAGCAGCaggcggcggccgccgcccagaAGGACAACAGCAGCACGGAGGCGGAGAAGAAGGAGACGGAGGAGGAGAGCAAGGGGAGGCAGCCGAACTCCGGCAACGGCCTCGACCTGGACAAGTACTCGTGGGCGCAGCAGCTGCCGGAGGTGAACCTCACCGTCCCCGTCCCCGAGGGGACCAAGGGCCGGTCCGTCGTCTGCGAGATCAAGAAGGACCGCCTCAAGGTCGGGCTCAAGGGCCAGCCCCCCATCATCGACGGCGAGCTGCACAAGCCCGTCAAGGTCGAGGACTGCTTCTGGAGCATCGAGGACGGGAGGTCGCTGTCTATACTGCTGACCAAGCGTAACCGGAGCGAGTGGTGGAAAACCCTGATCAAGGGCGATCCGGAGATCGACACCCAGCGCGCCGAGCCGGAGAGCAGCAAGCTCTCGGACCTGGACCCCGAGACGAGGCAGACCGTGGAGAAGATGATGTTCGACCAGCGCCAGAAGCAGATGGGCCTGCCCACCAGCGACGAGATGCAGAACCAGGACATGCTCAAGAAGCTCAAGTCCCAGTACCCGGACATGGACTTCTCCGGGATGAAGATGCCTTCGTAGATTGTCCCTTGGAGGATCCAAGGCGATGAATTCAGAAGATTTTAGATGGAGAAATTGCTTCTGCTAGCTTAATTAGTACTCGTACTTTGCTATTTTCGGTGTCTTGTGGTTTAGTGTTTTTTTTATGTCTATTATTGTGATGGTCACTGTATGGGCGATGCTTCCGAAATATAAGTGAACTATGTTTTTAATGTTCTTGTCGACTTTCTCggttctttcaaaaaaaaaatcttaattcaaactttgtaaactttgatcaTGTTTACAGAAAAAATTGGATCTTCCAAGAAATTAGGCTTTCGTGCTCACTGCACGGCAGCCAGTCAGTgggacattgatgtcaaaggttaAGACATTGGGAGGGATGTACAGTTGGTACGATATGCATGTATTTATGTTTTTCAGATTTTGGTGGGTGCATTTTTCTTACATGAAGTTCATGATGCCGAACTTATTAGCACGGCATGATGTCTCTGAATTTGAGGCTGCTTTTCTCTTAAGCAGCCTCTGAATTATTATTGCTCTATTTTTTTCCTTTAACAGAGTAAATTATTGCTGCTTCGATCATACACATGGTATTTCTAATGATATTCATATGATGATAACTTCGTTGCTGTTTCTGTGTGGTCTTTGGAGTGTTTTTCCTACTAGAAACCTAGGTGCACAGATGTTCTGTTGTGTTTTTTAGCTGATGTTTGGTAATTTACTAGTCACAGTTTTTtttttcagcatacattagcccctgCTTCACTTTTTATTTTGAGCAACTGGAGAATCTTGTCGATTAACCCTCCGTGGGAGCCAAAATGCAAATATGCATGTACCCACATCAAGTACAGTGGCTGCCTCAACTATTATGGGTGTAAAAATTTAATTTTCTATGCTCATGAGAGAGCTCAACCCGCTGAAATGTTCATGCTCCTAGTCCATCTCCTTCAAAATAGCCATAAAGTTAGAGTGAAAGTTGAGCGTAGTATTTGCCTCAGGATCCTGGGCCTCGGCCTGAACGCGCACAGAAGCCCGCTTCGAGTATTAATTAGTATCTCTTGGGATCTTATGTATGTAGAGGGGCTCAATCCATGACGAATAATTACAAAGTTTGCTGTATTTTCTTCTTGTTCTTCAGAAAACCACTCAAGAGCTGGTTCTTTAGCTGACTGATTACTCTTAATTAATTCTGCTTCAAACACGTCCCATCTGCTGGAAGGGGCAGTGCAATTTAACCTTGCTTTGATTAATTCCTAACATAGTTGATTAATCTTATATGACTTGATTGATTAATTGCATATCAATGGGGATGTAGCTCAATTGGTAGAGCGCTTATCAAAGCTAGTAAGAGGCAGGGGGATCGATACCTCCCATCTCCAATTTTACTTATTTTTCCTTTTTCATATATCACTTTTCGTAGAGAAATATATTGCTTTTTTTAATTTCTAATAAAAAACTAGACCTGAGAGATTTTGATGCTTCAGGCTTTCTTGGGCCTTTGTTGGGCTGGGAGGTAGAAGCCCAGCCCAATATGAGCCGAGGGTCATTTGGAGCGGAGCCCATTTCAGCAATGAAGAATAATTCAAAAATGGCAGAATTTTCTACGCCAAGAAACCACGCAAGAGTTAGTTCATCATGGCAGTCTATATTGCATTGGGAATAATTGTTACATCGTTTGCAAGTACACTTGCCAAGAAATCAAGCGGATCCACAATCTAATAAATGTTATGTGCATCCACTACATGGCTAGCTAGAGTATACACAACCATATTAGCTTCCCTAGGACAATGACTAAAGCAAATATGATCGAAATTGCGACATAAAAAGGTTCAGTCTTCATAAATTGCTGCCACTGGACCAATGGAATCCCTTCCATGTTGCATCACATCCACCACTTCCATGCTGTCATATTCCACCAGAATTTTTTTGCATCCATATTGTCCAGCCAATAACAGACCGTTGAGGAGCATGAGCTTAGGCGATTGTAGCATCGTGGATGTAGGTGATTTCACTACAGCTACCCGTAAACAAAAGACCTCGGTCATCGCCATTCCTCCACAGCCCGAATCCTCATGGAAAGAAGAATCT from Triticum aestivum cultivar Chinese Spring chromosome 3B, IWGSC CS RefSeq v2.1, whole genome shotgun sequence includes these protein-coding regions:
- the LOC123072623 gene encoding probable gamma-secretase subunit PEN-2; its protein translation is MEARVAAGVPADEESGLLPRARPPPAAAAGRRPSSSSAAAPRRAPPPAVWATVDGPLGMPLEDAEGHARRFFLWGFACLPFLWAINCCYFWPVLRAPAASSPPAFAPIRPYVVRSAVGFTIFAVVLLTWATTFIVGGERLFGPVWKDLVMYNVADKLGLTGFMG
- the LOC123067994 gene encoding uncharacterized protein; this translates as MAIISEDIMQEDETSPQPQQQQAAAAAQKDNSSTEAEKKETEEESKGRQPNSGNGLDLDKYSWAQQLPEVNLTVPVPEGTKGRSVVCEIKKDRLKVGLKGQPPIIDGELHKPVKVEDCFWSIEDGRSLSILLTKRNRSEWWKTLIKGDPEIDTQRAEPESSKLSDLDPETRQTVEKMMFDQRQKQMGLPTSDEMQNQDMLKKLKSQYPDMDFSGMKMPSKNWIFQEIRLSCSLHGSQSSRDRAAAMAIISEDIMQEDEASTQPQQQAAAVKENSTEVEKKEKEESKGRQPNSGNGLDLDNYSWAQQLPEVNISVPLPEGTKARFVVCEIKKDHLKVGLKGQPPIIDGELHKPVKVEDCFWSIEDGSLMSILLTKRNQSDWWKSLIKGDPEIDTQRAEPESSKLSDLDPETRQTVEKMMFDQRQKQMGLPTSEEMQNQDMLKKLKSQYPDMDFSGMKMPS